A single Bacillus sp. OxB-1 DNA region contains:
- the ymfI gene encoding elongation factor P 5-aminopentanone reductase has product MTTLGYCVVLGASGGIGESISRALAASGWSLYLHYNENAGTVLRLQEELQAAYPSLDFRPIQGDLSQMDGADLARQVKQVRAVVVANGQSMYKLLSETTAEDMDDLWKVHVRNPARFIAAVSPQLRSFGTAYVVMIGSIWGMTGAAGEVLYSAVKGAQHAFVKAYAKEAAFSGIRVNGVAPGWIDTRMNGHLPEDERQMAMEEIPLMKPGIPDHVAQAVDYLLSGKADYTTGDILNVNGGWYT; this is encoded by the coding sequence ATGACCACCCTCGGTTATTGTGTCGTCCTAGGGGCATCAGGCGGCATCGGAGAGTCGATCAGCCGGGCTTTAGCCGCTTCCGGCTGGTCGCTCTACCTTCATTACAATGAAAACGCAGGTACGGTATTACGCTTGCAGGAGGAGTTGCAGGCGGCCTATCCAAGTTTGGACTTCCGGCCGATCCAAGGCGATCTGAGCCAAATGGACGGTGCCGATCTGGCTAGGCAAGTTAAACAAGTGCGGGCTGTCGTCGTAGCAAACGGCCAGTCCATGTATAAATTATTATCGGAAACGACAGCGGAGGATATGGATGATCTGTGGAAAGTCCATGTCCGCAATCCTGCCAGGTTCATCGCGGCCGTGTCGCCGCAATTGCGCAGTTTCGGGACGGCATATGTTGTCATGATCGGATCCATCTGGGGAATGACGGGGGCCGCGGGCGAGGTTCTTTACTCGGCAGTGAAAGGCGCGCAGCATGCTTTTGTCAAAGCGTATGCAAAAGAAGCCGCTTTTTCGGGCATCCGAGTGAATGGGGTGGCGCCGGGATGGATTGACACCCGCATGAATGGCCATCTTCCGGAAGACGAGCGGCAGATGGCGATGGAAGAGATTCCGCTCATGAAGCCCGGAATCCCGGATCATGTAGCGCAGGCGGTCGATTATTTGCTGAGCGGCAAAGCGGATTACACGACGGGTGACATCCTGAATGTCAATGGCGGATGGTATACGTAA
- the pgsA gene encoding CDP-diacylglycerol--glycerol-3-phosphate 3-phosphatidyltransferase produces MNLPNKITVSRVLLIPIFMVFMLVDFGFGKLTVGGTELTVEHMIGGLLFIFASATDWLDGFIARKYGLVTNMGKFLDPLADKLLVSAAMIILVEMGVAPSWIVIIIISREFAVTGLRLILAGGGEVVAANQLGKIKTVAQILAIASLLLNNIFFAPLGIPFGLIMLYIALLFTIWSGVDYFYKNRRVLLDSM; encoded by the coding sequence ATGAATTTGCCAAATAAAATCACGGTTTCCCGTGTATTGCTTATCCCTATTTTCATGGTGTTCATGCTCGTCGATTTCGGCTTCGGCAAGCTCACTGTCGGAGGGACCGAATTGACGGTGGAACATATGATTGGTGGCTTGCTTTTCATTTTTGCGTCGGCCACCGATTGGCTTGATGGGTTTATTGCCAGGAAATACGGGTTAGTTACGAATATGGGGAAATTCCTCGATCCGCTGGCGGATAAGCTGCTCGTGTCTGCCGCGATGATCATCTTGGTGGAAATGGGGGTTGCGCCTTCCTGGATTGTCATCATCATCATCAGTCGGGAATTTGCTGTCACAGGACTTCGACTGATCTTGGCAGGGGGCGGCGAAGTCGTTGCGGCGAACCAGCTTGGCAAGATCAAGACAGTGGCTCAAATATTGGCCATTGCTTCCTTATTGTTGAATAACATCTTTTTTGCTCCGCTCGGCATTCCATTTGGGCTGATCATGCTATATATTGCATTGCTCTTCACCATTTGGTCGGGTGTCGACTACTTCTATAAGAATAGAAGGGTGCTGTTAGACTCGATGTAA
- a CDS encoding DUF3388 domain-containing protein translates to MGEWYLEYEIQVNRPGLLGDIASLLGMLRVNIMTINGVDGGHRGMLLRTEDDGQIKRFEQIASTMETIKVLKIREPKLRDILAVRHGRYIQRDADEKKTFRFLRRDLGILVDFMAEIFKQEGHKLIGIRGMPRVGKTESVVAASVCANKKWIFLSSTMIKQTVRSKLMGDEFSDDNIFILDGIVTRRAEDERHMQLVREIMRMPAIKVVEHPDMFVQHSEYNIEDFDYIIELRTDPEQEITYEMMEKNHMMSDPGTMGGGPGFFNF, encoded by the coding sequence ATGGGTGAATGGTATCTGGAATATGAAATTCAAGTGAACCGTCCGGGACTTCTCGGGGATATCGCATCGTTGCTCGGGATGTTGCGGGTGAATATTATGACGATCAATGGAGTCGACGGCGGACACCGTGGAATGCTATTGAGAACGGAAGACGATGGGCAGATCAAGCGGTTCGAACAGATTGCATCGACTATGGAAACGATCAAAGTATTGAAAATCCGTGAACCGAAATTGCGGGATATTTTGGCGGTCCGGCATGGCCGGTATATCCAGCGGGATGCGGATGAAAAGAAGACGTTCCGATTCCTGCGCCGAGATCTTGGAATCCTCGTCGATTTCATGGCCGAAATCTTCAAGCAGGAAGGCCATAAACTGATCGGAATCCGCGGGATGCCACGGGTTGGAAAGACGGAGTCTGTTGTGGCGGCAAGCGTCTGCGCGAATAAAAAGTGGATTTTCCTCTCGTCTACAATGATCAAGCAGACCGTCCGGAGCAAGTTGATGGGCGATGAGTTCTCGGATGATAATATTTTCATACTGGACGGCATCGTGACCCGTCGCGCGGAGGATGAACGCCATATGCAGCTCGTTCGGGAAATCATGCGGATGCCGGCGATTAAAGTGGTGGAACACCCGGATATGTTCGTCCAGCATTCGGAATATAATATAGAGGATTTTGACTATATCATTGAATTGCGGACCGATCCGGAACAGGAAATTACATATGAGATGATGGAGAAAAACCATATGATGTCCGACCCGGGGACGATGGGGGGAGGGCCCGGATTTTTTAATTTTTAA
- a CDS encoding helix-turn-helix domain-containing protein has translation MTGLGDRLREARTAKGYTLEDLQTITKIQKRYLSGIENEDYSMMPGSFYVRAFIKQYAEAVGVDSDEMLALYQETTPSELPEEDFVQPAAPLRRRRGLKDSRINEAIPKVIVALFIIVIIVVVWILYKSNASTNPNVESQQEETITTVEKKPVEQNPVENADDGADGAEPDEEPPAPEVVEPEQEQTLEHVTINGDDSMYTLTNTDQFQLEIKTSGDSWIGVLDAAGQERMEPTARTLSAGEQVELDVSDTDRVRIRVGRTASTEIYVNGELLEYASPKTTQNIIIEYKKEQ, from the coding sequence GTGACCGGATTAGGTGATCGTCTCCGAGAGGCGAGAACAGCTAAAGGATATACATTAGAAGATTTGCAGACCATCACAAAAATACAGAAAAGATACCTTTCCGGTATTGAAAACGAAGACTATAGCATGATGCCGGGCTCTTTTTACGTCCGGGCATTTATCAAGCAATATGCGGAGGCGGTCGGGGTCGATTCTGATGAAATGTTGGCTTTGTATCAAGAAACAACCCCTTCGGAACTGCCGGAAGAGGACTTCGTCCAGCCCGCAGCCCCGCTTCGGCGCCGGAGAGGCCTGAAGGACAGCCGAATCAACGAGGCTATCCCGAAAGTGATTGTGGCTTTATTTATCATCGTCATCATCGTGGTCGTCTGGATTTTGTACAAGTCCAATGCGTCTACGAACCCGAATGTCGAGAGTCAGCAGGAAGAAACGATTACGACTGTGGAGAAGAAGCCGGTCGAACAGAATCCTGTGGAAAATGCGGATGATGGTGCCGACGGAGCGGAACCTGATGAGGAACCTCCTGCTCCAGAAGTCGTGGAGCCTGAACAGGAACAGACTTTGGAACACGTCACCATCAACGGGGACGACTCCATGTACACATTGACCAATACAGACCAATTTCAGTTGGAGATTAAAACAAGCGGGGATTCCTGGATCGGTGTGTTGGATGCAGCGGGACAAGAGCGTATGGAGCCGACTGCCCGGACATTGAGCGCCGGAGAGCAAGTGGAATTGGATGTCTCGGATACGGACCGGGTTCGCATCCGTGTGGGACGTACAGCAAGCACGGAAATTTACGTCAACGGCGAGCTATTGGAGTACGCTTCACCAAAAACTACGCAAAATATCATCATCGAATACAAGAAAGAGCAATAG
- a CDS encoding competence/damage-inducible protein A, with amino-acid sequence MKAEIIAVGSELLLGQITNTNAQFISEKLAEIGIDVHFQTVVGDNPDRLNEVIEIAKKRADVLIFTGGLGPTKDDMTKETIVKQIESTLVSDEEALFSIQQYFERSGRVMTENNKKQALVFKDAIVLPNRNGMAPGMAVEKDGVQYILLPGPPHEMKPMFTGFAIPYLLGVTGRKEVISSRVLKFYGIGEAELEHRIQPILDRQSNPTIAPLASADGVTLRITAKAETLDDANKLIAPVEGEIRAIVGEFVYGVDDDTLSSKAAEMLFQNGWTLSAAESLTSGLFMAELGKEAGIGVSLEGGVVVYNEQQKVEQLEVEQELLDQFGIVSSECAAALAVNVKRKFGSNIGVGLTGAAGPEPHDGAPVGTVWIGIVSDDAEMETYKLSLSGSRNANRRRAAQFAIYYLIKHMEKKEAKKHF; translated from the coding sequence ATGAAGGCGGAAATTATTGCGGTAGGCTCGGAATTATTGCTTGGCCAAATCACTAATACGAATGCACAGTTCATTTCGGAGAAGCTTGCGGAGATTGGAATTGATGTCCATTTCCAAACGGTTGTCGGAGATAACCCCGACCGCTTGAATGAAGTGATCGAAATTGCAAAAAAACGGGCGGATGTCCTCATTTTCACCGGGGGACTTGGACCGACAAAAGACGATATGACGAAAGAGACCATCGTAAAGCAGATCGAGTCGACGTTGGTCAGTGACGAAGAGGCCCTGTTTTCGATACAGCAGTATTTCGAGCGGAGCGGGCGGGTAATGACGGAAAACAATAAGAAGCAGGCATTGGTGTTCAAAGATGCGATTGTCCTGCCGAACCGCAACGGCATGGCGCCTGGGATGGCGGTTGAAAAAGACGGCGTCCAATACATTTTACTGCCGGGGCCTCCCCATGAGATGAAGCCGATGTTCACCGGTTTTGCGATTCCCTACTTGCTTGGCGTGACGGGAAGGAAGGAGGTCATCTCCTCCCGCGTATTGAAATTTTATGGGATCGGCGAAGCGGAGCTGGAGCATCGCATTCAGCCGATTCTGGACAGGCAGTCCAATCCGACGATCGCCCCCCTGGCATCGGCCGACGGTGTAACCTTGCGGATTACGGCGAAAGCCGAAACTTTGGATGACGCAAACAAACTGATCGCCCCTGTAGAAGGGGAAATCCGTGCGATTGTCGGGGAATTTGTTTACGGCGTCGACGATGATACGCTTTCTTCCAAGGCTGCGGAAATGCTCTTTCAGAATGGTTGGACGCTGTCCGCGGCGGAGAGCCTGACATCCGGCCTGTTCATGGCGGAGCTCGGGAAAGAGGCGGGTATCGGCGTTTCTTTGGAAGGTGGGGTTGTCGTCTACAACGAACAGCAAAAAGTCGAACAGCTCGAGGTGGAACAAGAGTTATTGGATCAGTTCGGTATCGTCAGTTCGGAATGCGCCGCTGCCCTTGCTGTGAATGTGAAACGTAAATTTGGATCGAATATAGGGGTCGGCCTGACAGGTGCTGCAGGTCCGGAACCGCATGACGGCGCGCCCGTCGGCACTGTATGGATCGGCATCGTATCCGATGATGCGGAAATGGAAACGTATAAATTATCCCTTTCCGGTTCCCGGAATGCGAACCGTCGACGTGCTGCCCAATTTGCAATCTATTACTTAATTAAGCAT